The DNA segment ACAGGGCCGGCGTCGCTGTCAACATGCGATACCGTCTCACCGAGAACCCATTCTCTTTAAGCCGCGCTCTTGATCTTGCCGGCTTCCTTGAAGGTCTTGCGTCTTTCGACCAGGCTTCCAAAGCCTATGCATATTCGGCAGAATTGTTCGACTACCTCAACGAAGACAGCGAGCTGCCTTCGATGATCTACCTGCAATGGATGCTCTGCGCTTACAATGCCGATATGCCCGATATCTGCAGCGAAATTGCCGATCGCGTCCAGAAGGAGACAGGTTTCGACCTCGTCACCCAGGCACTCGCGATCAAGGCCGCTGTTAACGCTGGAACAAAAGACACTTCAGCTCTCGCCGAGCTTGGCAAAAAAGCGGAGCAGATGCTCGAAAACGAAAACGCAGGCAAGCTGCTGGACCCACTGACGATCGCCTGGTATTACAGCTTCGTGCTGCCGGATTTCGACAAGGCATTGACATGGGCCAACCGAGCCCTCTCCGCAGAGCCCGACCGTGAAGAGGTCAAAGCGATCCTCGCATACGCTATGGCAAATAATGGCGATGGACAAGGCGAGACAGTCAAAGAGTTAGCCGCTGATATCGCTGAATTCAACCAGACTGCGCGTCTTGCGGTCACATTGTCTGAAATTTCGGATCCCTCACAGCAGCAGGACGATGCAGCAGTCACGGAAAAACTCAATGCCGTCGTCCTCATGTCACCCAGCTCACTTGCCGCCCAAAAGGCCCGAGCGATAATGCAGCAGCGAAACGAAGACTACCAGCCCGCATTGGATCCCGAGCCGGTGATAAGTGAGCTGAAAACCCGTTTCGATAACGTCGTCGTGCCCGCATTCAAGCCGGTCGATCAGCTCGTGGACATCAAGCTGAAAACTTCAAGTGATAAGGTCTCGCAAAACAGCGACCTTTGGGCAAAGATCCTGATAACCAATAACAGCAATCAGGATCTGGTCATATCGGATGACAGCTTTCTGACCGGCAGCATCCTGGTCAATGCAAAGATCTCAGGAGATGTGAATGTCTCGCTGGGCGAACTGATCAGTCAAAATATCCAGCCGGGCGAACCAATCGCTCCCGGCGATTATGCATCTCTTGATCTCCACCTCAGCGTCGGCCAAATGAACCGTATACTGACCATCTACCCCCAGGCCGACCTCACGCTGGAGTTTGAGTGCATCCTGGAGCCCTCCGTTCCCCAAGACGGCAAGATAACCAGCTCGTTGGGTTCCACCGGTGTGCTCACCAAAAAGATTACCCGCCCCGGCGTATTCCTCAGCAGGGCATATTTCTCGCAGAGACTCAAGGCCCTCAGCCGCGGACAGGCAAAACAGCGGGTTGTAACTGTCGAGCTTTTGGCCAACCTGCTCGCCGAACAGTACGCATTCGAGGCGATCGAGCCTCTTTATAAAGCTGTGAAAGTGGAGCGGTCAACGCTCGTCCGGGGCCTGAAAAAGGGACTGCAGGACGAGAATTGGATCGTCAAAACAGCCACTCTCAATGCTATAGTAAACGCTGTTGGTGCTGGAAACGCCGATTTGCTAAGCAGCGTCTCTGCACATGTCAATGATCAGCAATGGCCCGTCAGATTGATGGCGATTTATCTTTTGGACATGCAAGAAGGCAAAGAGTTCGATAAGGTTATGACCTGGTTCGCCAAAGAGGATAGCAATAGATTAGTACGCAATTTGGCCCAATCGCTTAAAAATTTGAGTGATTAGCCCCTGTCTCGAGTGTCGTAAGTCCCTGTAAAGGCTTTGCTTATGTGATTATGCACGGCAATTTCGGGGTGTTGCCGTTAATATGTGGCAAAATTTTTTGAAAAAAGTGTTGTAAAGCCTGCTGAAATTATGTATTCTCTCGGCCTCAGTTGAACGATGATCTTTTTGAAAGGGGATTTTATGCCAGCTAAGGTAGATGCAGATAAGTGTACAGGCTGTGGTGCTTGCCTTGATTCTTGCCCCAGCGAAGCAATCAGCATGGACGGCGGCGTTGCAGTAATCGACGCTGACGCATGTGTAGACTGTGGTGTTTGCGTGGATGATTGCCCCGTAGAGGCGATCAGCATGGAATAGCACCATGAAAGTGGTCCCATCGTCTAGTCAGGTCTAGGACACCGGGTTTTCAACCCGGCAACAGGGGTTCGAATCCCCTTGGGACTATCTACTAACCCGCTTTACGGCAGCGTAAGGCGGGTTTTTCTATGCGCAAATCATAGCCAGCTCAGTTCCGATGACATCACTCAGAATTAGCCGTAAACCGCAAATCCGTACTTGTACACACGCCCACAACTGTATATACTGAACATCCCCTGTTTGAAATCGCTTAATTGGGTGTGGCGTTTGCTTGCTCCCTCTGACACGAGAAGTAAACATTGGAAGTAGATGACTCCCCAAACCAGATTCATAATCAAAGGCGCAGTGGCTGGTTTTATTCTAGGCTGTATTTTCTTTGGCCATACGTTCGAGACAAGCACTCAGCCTGAGACACTCCGCGTATTTACGGAAGATGGTCAATTAATACAGTCTTTGACCTACGAAACGCTTGTAAGAACGTTGGTGATCAGCCCTTCTGGCATCTTGTTTGGCGGCGGTGCTTTGGCCGCAGTATCTGCATTCATTGCTTTTCTTGTAATTGAAAGCTGGTCTGGCATCACCTACCGGGAACTGTTTAAAAAGCTGACTGCACACACTGTGTTCAAAAGAATCGTTCGTAGCAAAAGTAATGAAAAAGTTTTTTTCAAAATGCTATAAGTACAAACTAACTGGCTTTAATTCCAATTCGGCTTGGTGTCAGGCACTTAAAAAGTGCGGGCATGATTATAATCCTCCTGGAATACAACCCGGAATGAATGAAGATTTATCAAAGGCAAAGACATGTTTAAATTAAAATTTGATATCATACTTATGTTGCCCATATTTTGTTTAACGCTATTTGGTTGCAACGATTCACGAGATACTGTTCAACCAAATGATAGACTTCCTGCCCACCTTGTTGGGGTTTGGGCCAGCGAAGACGCTGTAATGGAGGGTTCTGCTCTATTTGAAGGTGTAGCTGTCTATCTCGGAGCCGATGGTGTCGGAGCTATCGTGGGTGGTCCGCCTGCTATTGGGTGTCAGATCATTGCAAAATTTGAAAGTAGTAATGATACTATTTTATATGAGATGACAGAAAACGGAAAGACTGTTGAGAAAGGCAAATTGCTTTACGATCCTGATCACCGTACACTCACTCTAATTCAAGATACCTGTGTGGTGCTCACGCGACGTTTTGATGAACTAGATGATAACACTCTTACGGATTTGGGATTGGAAGAAGAAAACTAAATATATGAATGCCAGATACTCGCGTTAGTTTTGGGCGTTTGATTACGACGCGCTCGGCCAGCGTGTCCGCAATCCCGACCACAAAACGCCAGCGAACACACGTATCTACTACTACGACAACTGGCAGTTGCCGGCCGAAAACCACAACATCAACAACTTCAAACGCCCCTCCGACCGCGACAACCACATCTACGAGCCTCACACGCTCCAAGCCCCTAATCAGCCTCCGCCAACTCACTTTCGATTGTCGCCTTGATTATCCCCACATCAGGAATACCTCGCGAGCAGTCCAGCCACAGCCCCTTTTTCTTGCTTCTAAAAAGAAAATACGAAAGTATGCCGATCCGCTCGTTTGCCTGTCGGCTGTCCTCTACCGGAGTCTGCTTTGAAACTTCGGCTTCCAGATTCTCCAGTTCCCCCAACTCGTCACTCAGCAGGAAGTCCGAAAACTCCACCGTCCTGTCCAGCCGAACAAGAAAAGCACTGTACGTCTGTACCTTCTTCTTGCTCCCCTCTACCGCGACTCTCGCGGACCTGTCGACATGCAGCACAGCCAGCTTTTCCGTATCATTCACCCACTGATAATCAGCCTTCTTAAGCTGCTCCAGCTTCCCCAGCTTCTTCTTGCAATCGGCAGCCTGCTCGAATTCCAGTCGCTTGGATTGCTCCCGCATCAGCGACTCGAACTCCTTCACAACCCCGTCTAAACCACCTGAGGCCGTCCGTATCGCCTTATCAACCGACTCACGGTAATCATCAGCCGATATTCGCCCATCGCATGGAGCGGGGCACGTATGCATCTGCAGATAAGGACACGTTTTATGACTGCCTTCCCGTATCAGGTCAGGCCGTCGGCAAAGGCAGAAAACCTCGTTGAGTATCTGCACAAAATCGTTCGCTGCCCGGCGAGACGGAAAGGGCCCAAACACTTTCTGCTTATCCTGAGCGATCGGCGAGGTGGAGGTGGCAAAATAGGGCCAGATAAAATCCAGACCCACGCTCGCATAAGTTTGCTTCGGAAGGGCGACCAGGCTCCTGTATTCGTCCGGAAATATCGTCCGGGCACTGAGGTAATAATACAGCATCGCCCGAAAATCATTATAACAGCACGTATAGTACACCTTGTCAGTGACTGGAGAAATGTCAGGCGTCTTCGTGATCTCTTCTTCGTCATCCGAAGAAACCAGCTTCGCCCTTGCCTGCCGTCTGATATCGCCGGCTATCTGCAGCTTGATAGCTTGGCCCTGCCCATTCGCAAAACAGATGATCCCTTTGCAGGCGGGCAGCTCCTTGAGCTGATCAAAAAAAACGGCTGTCTGCTCACTGGTATCCAGTTGCAAACAGCCGTCGAATAGCTCATCTAGCAATTTCTCAGACCTTCATACCTGAAACAACAGTATCGAAGACGATTTTCCCGTTCACGACCCCTTGGACCATGGCGCTGAACTGTCTGCTTCTGACCTTGTGAATATGTCCGAGCATATACAGTCTGTCGCCGGGTACTACCGTGCCGCGAAACTTCGTTTTATCGATGCCCGAAAAACCTATAAAACCCTCAAGCCCGTGAATCCTTTTCATATAAAAACTACTGAGCTGAGCTGCCGCTTCGATCATAATAACGCCCGGCATTATGGGCCGGCCCGGTATATGACCCCGAACCCAGAACTCATTTTCAGTGATGTCTTTATATCCTATCGCTCGCATGCTGTCCTTGTCATACCAGACAATGGCATCGAGCTGTTCCATCTCATAGGATTGTGGGTTTACTTCCGCGATCTGCTCACGGCCAAACTCAATGTTGTCAAGATCAATGTCGGAAATATCAAATAACAACTCTGGCATCGAAATCCTCTTTCGGTACTAATATCGACAGCGATTCTTAAGCAATCCGTATTAAATGAACGCTGTCGGGCTGCTGAAGTCTTTTTTTAAATTAAGACACTTAGTCAGTCGAGCGAAGCTCGAGAACCCTGTTACGTACTTCCTGTGCAGCCTGCTTGATTGTCTGCATCTGCTTACGAACCCGTGTGCCTGCAGCTTTGTTGCCGCCTTCTGCCTTGTTTACGTCGTCTTCGATTTCTGAAACAAGTTGCTTTAGCTGATCATATTCTTGCATGGAATTTCCTCTCCAAAAAATAAGACAGTAATACTCTTTATTTGTATGATTCGAAAGTTTACCAGCGGGCTGGTGTTTTGTCAAATTAAATACTGCAAAGCTGCTGGATACCTTACTAGCCAAACAGCTTTATTGTGAGTTCAGCGATCCTTTTGCCGCGTCTCTTGCACTGGTTGATCACTCTGTCGTCCGGCTTGCCTATAGACACGGGACCATAATGGTCGCCCTGAGGGTCTCCCTGGATCACCATTCCGTGGACCAGCAGGGTGTTGACTATATTCAAAACAGTCGTTTCGTTGCCTCCGCCGATATTAGCTGAACTGCTGAATGCCGCACCTACTTTGCCGTCGAGCTTGCCGTGCTTGCTTACCGATTCATCAAACAGGTTAGCCACCGCGCCGGCCATACGACCATAATAAGTCGGTGAGCCAACAACGATCGCATCAGCCTTGACTAGCTCGTCAAGCTTAACATCTTCGATGCTTTTGCATTTGGTCGGCAGCGAAGCTTCGTTCATGGCCTCTGAGATTATCTCAGCCATTTGCTTCGTGTTGCCGCTTCTTGAATGATAAATTACCAGGCCAGTTGCCATTTTGCCCTCCATGATATCTAGTTTTGCTTTAACGGTTCCCTATTTTTACTGAAACTGGAGGGGTGTTCAACGCTAAAGATGCTGTTTTCTATTTTTTTATTCACCTTTGCATCCAAAAGCGTGATATCGTATATGTCGTCTTCCACTGAAACTGATCGTATGCGTTTGGGCAAAAACAGTTTCTTGTCGACCCAGAAGTCGATCAGCTTGTAGTCTTCTTCATATACGGAACCTTCTTTGACCTTCATCCGCAGATGAATGGTGTCTTCCATCTTTTTATCATCCGAATCTGTCGGCTTGGTATCTGAATCGATCAGCTCGATTTCAAATTGCTTCCGCAAATCCTTGGCATGCGAAAATCCTACCATCGGGAAATTCTGGCTCACAAAATCGAAAGCATCTACCGGTTTGTCCTCCGGGACCTGTTGATAGGAATTAACTGTTTCGTTCCGGTAATCTATGCGGGTGAGCCACACGCCGTCAAAAAACAGTTCTTCTTTTCTCTTTTCTTCAGGTGCATCGTCCTGCTTGACTGTGCTGAACTCGATCTTAAGACCTGATCCGTCTTTTGTCTTTTTGTAATACAACTTTCCTTTTTGCAGACGCCTGGAATCTAGAAGCTCGGGATCCTGTATGAACAGGTAATTGATGTTGGCCTTGTAGGTGTCCAGTTTGCTGGTGCGGTCTCGAAGTTTCTCTATTATGCCATCCACAGTGGTGGGAATTTTTTGGCTGGTTTTGTCCTGCTTTTGCTCATTTTTTATAGCACTTTGCTCGTTTTTACCCCCTTTTTCCTTAGTTTCTGCGGGTGAAAAAGCGGCAAATATGCATGTAAACAGAACCGCGAGAGTCGTGATATGTCTATTCATACGTCAATTTCCTTCCGTAGAGCCAATACCATCTATGATTTCCAGTATCTCATTAATCGAGCTGATGGTCAAGTCTGCGTATTCACGGAACTGACCTGCCCCCGAATTATG comes from the Anaerohalosphaera lusitana genome and includes:
- a CDS encoding indolepyruvate ferredoxin oxidoreductase subunit alpha; this encodes MPAKVDADKCTGCGACLDSCPSEAISMDGGVAVIDADACVDCGVCVDDCPVEAISME
- a CDS encoding 3-hydroxyacyl-ACP dehydratase FabZ family protein, translating into MPELLFDISDIDLDNIEFGREQIAEVNPQSYEMEQLDAIVWYDKDSMRAIGYKDITENEFWVRGHIPGRPIMPGVIMIEAAAQLSSFYMKRIHGLEGFIGFSGIDKTKFRGTVVPGDRLYMLGHIHKVRSRQFSAMVQGVVNGKIVFDTVVSGMKV
- a CDS encoding histone H1 codes for the protein MQEYDQLKQLVSEIEDDVNKAEGGNKAAGTRVRKQMQTIKQAAQEVRNRVLELRSTD
- a CDS encoding flavodoxin family protein, giving the protein MATGLVIYHSRSGNTKQMAEIISEAMNEASLPTKCKSIEDVKLDELVKADAIVVGSPTYYGRMAGAVANLFDESVSKHGKLDGKVGAAFSSSANIGGGNETTVLNIVNTLLVHGMVIQGDPQGDHYGPVSIGKPDDRVINQCKRRGKRIAELTIKLFG
- a CDS encoding LolA family protein, whose amino-acid sequence is MNRHITTLAVLFTCIFAAFSPAETKEKGGKNEQSAIKNEQKQDKTSQKIPTTVDGIIEKLRDRTSKLDTYKANINYLFIQDPELLDSRRLQKGKLYYKKTKDGSGLKIEFSTVKQDDAPEEKRKEELFFDGVWLTRIDYRNETVNSYQQVPEDKPVDAFDFVSQNFPMVGFSHAKDLRKQFEIELIDSDTKPTDSDDKKMEDTIHLRMKVKEGSVYEEDYKLIDFWVDKKLFLPKRIRSVSVEDDIYDITLLDAKVNKKIENSIFSVEHPSSFSKNREPLKQN